Proteins from one Cyanobacteria bacterium FACHB-DQ100 genomic window:
- a CDS encoding photosystem I assembly protein Ycf4, with translation MAAQTTSSENLVLRQPVLGARRFSNYWWATIVSIGASGFFLAAISSYTKVNLLPFSDPTELVFVPQGLAMGFYGTAGLLLATYLWLTIAWNLGGGYNEFNKETGEVKIFRWGFPGKNRRVEVDLKTSDVQAVKAVLREGVNPRRSLYLRVKGMRDIPLTRVGQPLTLAELENEAAGLARFLGVPLEGL, from the coding sequence ATGGCGGCACAAACCACCTCTTCAGAAAATCTTGTTTTGCGTCAGCCGGTCTTAGGGGCACGGCGATTTAGTAACTACTGGTGGGCGACGATCGTGTCGATCGGAGCCAGTGGATTTTTTCTTGCTGCAATTTCGAGTTACACAAAAGTTAATTTGCTGCCGTTCTCTGATCCGACCGAGCTTGTGTTTGTTCCTCAAGGTTTGGCAATGGGCTTTTATGGGACGGCTGGATTATTGCTGGCGACTTACTTATGGTTGACGATCGCTTGGAACTTGGGCGGCGGATACAACGAATTCAATAAGGAAACCGGAGAGGTCAAAATTTTTCGCTGGGGCTTTCCCGGAAAAAATCGACGGGTGGAAGTTGACCTGAAAACCTCGGATGTGCAAGCGGTGAAAGCGGTGTTACGAGAAGGTGTGAATCCCCGACGCTCTCTTTATCTCCGAGTGAAAGGGATGCGGGATATTCCCCTGACGCGAGTGGGGCAACCGCTGACATTAGCGGAATTAGAAAATGAAGCAGCAGGGTTAGCTCGATTCCTGGGTGTGCCGCTTGAAGGACTGT